A genomic region of Bacillus sp. 2205SS5-2 contains the following coding sequences:
- the hemA gene encoding glutamyl-tRNA reductase encodes MHTIVVGLNYKTAPVEIRERLSFNEADLAQAMMELNNRKSLLENVIVSTCNRTEVYAVVDQLHTGRYYIKEFLSQWFNIDKDEFSPYLFIYEGEGAVEHLLKVTCGLNSMVLGETQILGQIRSSFKVAQVSQTTGTIFNYLFKQALTLAKRAHSETDIGANAVSVSYAAVELSKKVFGSLEGRKVLILGAGKMGELAIENLQGSGAKDITVINRTLKKAEDLAARFDGKAKTLQELQCALIEADILISSTGAKEFVINKELMAGVERLRKGRPLFMIDIAVPRDLDPAIAEIESMFLYDIDDLEGIVQANLAQRKIAAEKILLMIEEALVSFNEWVNMLGVVPVISALREKALVIQAETMTSIERKMPSLTDRERKVLNKHTKSIINQILKDPILQVKELAGEKNASEKLELFMKIFNIEGQVQSTEIADEKKSSSVLQPQPSFQS; translated from the coding sequence ATGCATACGATTGTTGTTGGTCTTAATTATAAAACAGCCCCTGTTGAAATTCGCGAACGTTTGTCTTTTAATGAAGCCGACTTAGCTCAGGCTATGATGGAATTAAATAATAGAAAAAGCCTGTTAGAAAACGTGATCGTGTCAACTTGTAACCGGACAGAGGTTTATGCTGTTGTCGATCAGCTTCATACTGGACGTTATTATATAAAAGAATTTCTATCTCAATGGTTTAATATTGATAAAGATGAATTTTCGCCGTATTTGTTCATCTATGAAGGAGAAGGTGCGGTTGAGCATCTGCTAAAAGTGACATGTGGTCTGAATTCAATGGTGCTTGGTGAAACACAAATTTTGGGGCAAATAAGAAGTAGCTTTAAAGTCGCTCAAGTATCACAAACGACGGGCACAATTTTTAATTATCTATTTAAACAGGCCCTTACTCTTGCCAAAAGAGCACATTCTGAAACAGATATTGGTGCAAACGCAGTGAGTGTGAGTTATGCTGCGGTTGAGTTATCTAAAAAAGTTTTCGGCTCATTAGAAGGAAGAAAAGTACTGATTTTAGGTGCTGGCAAGATGGGTGAACTTGCGATTGAAAATCTTCAAGGTAGTGGCGCAAAAGATATTACTGTTATTAATCGTACACTGAAAAAAGCAGAGGATTTGGCTGCACGCTTTGATGGTAAAGCTAAAACATTACAAGAACTTCAGTGCGCTTTAATTGAAGCAGATATTTTAATTAGCTCAACAGGAGCGAAGGAATTCGTTATTAATAAAGAGCTTATGGCGGGTGTAGAACGATTACGAAAAGGGCGTCCTCTATTTATGATTGACATCGCGGTACCGCGCGATTTAGATCCAGCAATAGCAGAGATTGAGAGTATGTTTCTTTATGATATTGACGATCTTGAAGGGATTGTTCAAGCGAATCTCGCACAACGTAAAATTGCAGCGGAAAAGATTCTTTTGATGATTGAAGAAGCATTAGTCAGTTTTAATGAATGGGTAAACATGCTTGGTGTCGTACCGGTTATTTCGGCTCTTCGCGAAAAAGCGCTTGTTATTCAAGCGGAAACAATGACCAGCATCGAACGGAAAATGCCAAGTTTAACCGATCGTGAACGCAAGGTGCTAAATAAGCACACGAAAAGCATTATCAATCAAATACTGAAAGATCCGATTCTGCAAGTGAAAGAGCTCGCAGGAGAGAAGAATGCGAGTGAAAAATTAGAGTTATTTATGAAAATTTTCAACATTGAAGGACAAGTCCAATCCACGGAAATAGCAGACGAAAAGAAGTCATCTTCGGTTCTTCAACCACAGCCTTCTTTTCAGTCATAA
- a CDS encoding amino acid ABC transporter permease, with protein sequence MDFINTFIETSDTFMIGLKWTFLLTVVSVFIALFIGLFFALLRNSNIKVLEWIAELYIFVVRGTPLIVQIFIFYFGLTSLNISDFWSVVLGLAFHNGAYIAEIFRGAISSIDRGQMEAGRSLGMTSSLTMRRIILPQAFRRALPPLGNQFIIALKDSSLASFIGMFELFSVATTLGSTHFDSMTYLLIVSIYYLFLVFIFSMIVRVLENKLAASD encoded by the coding sequence ATGGATTTTATTAATACGTTTATTGAAACGTCAGATACATTTATGATTGGATTAAAATGGACCTTTTTACTAACGGTTGTGTCTGTTTTTATCGCTCTTTTCATAGGGTTATTTTTTGCATTATTGCGAAATTCGAATATTAAGGTATTAGAATGGATTGCGGAACTTTACATATTTGTCGTCAGAGGTACCCCGTTAATTGTACAAATTTTCATTTTTTATTTCGGGTTAACTTCATTAAATATTAGCGATTTTTGGTCTGTTGTTCTCGGTCTTGCTTTCCATAATGGGGCATATATCGCTGAAATTTTTAGAGGGGCCATTTCTTCTATTGACCGTGGACAAATGGAAGCAGGTCGTTCCCTTGGAATGACTTCTTCGTTAACAATGAGACGTATTATCTTGCCACAGGCATTTAGAAGAGCTCTTCCGCCATTAGGTAATCAATTCATTATTGCTCTAAAAGACTCATCCCTCGCCTCTTTTATTGGGATGTTTGAGTTATTTAGTGTCGCAACTACGCTAGGGTCAACCCATTTTGATTCTATGACGTATCTATTGATTGTGTCTATTTATTATTTATTCCTCGTCTTTATCTTTTCTATGATTGTGCGAGTCCTTGAAAATAAGCTAGCAGCTAGTGATTAA
- the lon gene encoding endopeptidase La translates to MTKKQEQIVPLLPLRGLLVYPTMVLHLDVGRDRSVEALEKAMMGDHFIFLTTQKDINIDEPTEEDIYTMGTLTKVKQMLKLPNGTIRVLVEGLQRATINKLYEEESYTSVAVVTHEEEANKSPELDALMRTLLNYFDQYIKLSKKITAETYSTVSDIEEPGRLADIVASHLPLKLKDKQQILEMLEVHDRLQHVIEIIHNEKEVLNLEKKIGQRVKRSMERTQKEYYLREQLKAIQKELGDKEGKTGEISELAGKIEEAEMPLHVEATALKELSRYEKIPSSSAESAVIRNYIEWLIALPWTNATDDDLNIVKAEKILNRDHYGLGKVKERVLEYLAVQQLTNSLKGPILCLAGPPGVGKTSLARSIAESLGRNFVRISLGGVRDESEIRGHRRTYVGAMPGRIIQGMKKAGTVNPVFLMDEIDKMSNDFRGDPSSAMLEVLDPEQNNSFSDHYIEETYDLSNVMFIATANNLATIPGPLRDRMEIISIAGYTEEEKINIAKDHLLTKQITDHGLTKSQLQIRDDSIRDIVRYYTREAGVRSLERQLAAICRKTAKIIVSGKKKRVVITEKNLEDFLGKKIFRYGQAETEDIVGVATGLAYTTVGGDTLQIEVSLSPGKGRLVLTGKLGDVMKESAQAAFSYVRSKTKELGIQEDFHEQYDIHIHVPEGAVPKDGPSAGITITTALVSALTGKEIHREVGMTGEMTLRGRVLPIGGVKEKTLSAHRAGLRTIILPRDNEKDIDDIPESVRQDLRFVLVSHIDEVLEIAIAGGIDESK, encoded by the coding sequence ATGACGAAAAAACAAGAACAAATCGTCCCCCTCCTACCTTTAAGAGGTTTGCTTGTTTATCCAACCATGGTTCTTCACCTCGATGTAGGTAGAGACCGTTCTGTGGAAGCATTAGAAAAGGCAATGATGGGTGATCACTTTATTTTTTTAACCACGCAAAAAGATATTAATATTGATGAACCAACTGAAGAAGATATTTACACAATGGGTACATTAACTAAAGTAAAACAAATGTTAAAGCTCCCAAATGGTACGATTCGGGTATTAGTAGAAGGACTGCAACGAGCTACGATTAATAAGTTGTATGAAGAAGAGTCCTATACCTCTGTGGCAGTTGTTACGCATGAAGAAGAAGCGAACAAAAGTCCGGAACTAGATGCCTTAATGAGAACTTTGTTGAACTATTTCGACCAGTACATCAAGCTATCTAAGAAAATTACAGCAGAAACCTATTCGACGGTTTCTGATATAGAAGAGCCTGGAAGATTGGCGGATATTGTTGCATCTCACCTTCCTCTTAAGCTCAAAGACAAACAACAAATTTTAGAAATGCTTGAAGTTCATGATCGATTACAACATGTAATTGAAATTATTCATAATGAAAAAGAAGTATTAAATCTCGAAAAGAAAATCGGTCAGCGTGTCAAACGTTCGATGGAACGAACGCAAAAAGAATATTATTTACGTGAGCAATTAAAAGCAATTCAAAAAGAATTAGGCGACAAAGAGGGGAAAACAGGAGAAATCTCTGAGTTGGCTGGAAAAATTGAAGAAGCTGAGATGCCTCTTCATGTTGAGGCAACAGCTCTAAAAGAATTAAGTCGGTATGAAAAGATTCCCTCTAGCTCTGCAGAGAGCGCGGTCATTCGTAATTATATCGAATGGCTGATTGCTCTACCTTGGACAAACGCGACAGATGATGATCTAAACATTGTTAAAGCAGAGAAAATCTTAAATCGGGATCACTATGGATTAGGTAAAGTAAAAGAACGAGTGTTAGAATATTTAGCAGTTCAACAACTAACTAATTCTCTAAAAGGTCCTATCCTTTGTTTAGCAGGACCTCCTGGGGTAGGAAAGACGAGTTTAGCGCGATCGATTGCAGAATCTCTTGGTCGTAACTTTGTTCGCATTTCTCTTGGAGGGGTTCGGGATGAATCAGAAATTCGAGGTCATCGCCGCACATATGTGGGAGCCATGCCAGGCCGGATAATCCAAGGAATGAAGAAAGCGGGAACGGTTAATCCTGTGTTTTTGATGGATGAAATAGATAAAATGTCTAATGATTTTCGAGGAGATCCTTCTTCTGCGATGTTAGAAGTACTCGATCCAGAGCAAAATAACTCTTTTAGCGATCATTATATTGAAGAAACCTATGATTTATCTAATGTGATGTTTATTGCAACAGCCAATAACTTAGCGACGATTCCAGGTCCATTGCGGGACCGGATGGAAATCATTTCAATTGCGGGTTATACAGAAGAAGAAAAAATCAATATTGCAAAGGATCATTTGTTAACGAAACAAATTACAGATCATGGTCTAACTAAGAGCCAATTGCAAATACGTGATGATTCTATTCGAGATATTGTCAGGTATTATACTAGAGAAGCAGGCGTTCGAAGTTTAGAGCGTCAACTGGCAGCAATTTGCCGGAAAACTGCTAAAATTATTGTTTCAGGCAAAAAGAAGCGAGTTGTTATTACTGAAAAAAACCTTGAAGATTTTCTAGGGAAAAAAATCTTTCGCTATGGTCAAGCTGAAACAGAGGATATAGTAGGTGTAGCAACAGGATTAGCTTATACCACGGTTGGTGGGGATACGCTGCAAATTGAAGTGAGTCTCTCACCTGGTAAGGGAAGGTTAGTGTTAACTGGTAAACTAGGCGATGTAATGAAAGAATCTGCTCAAGCAGCGTTTAGTTATGTTCGTTCTAAAACAAAAGAACTTGGAATTCAAGAGGATTTTCATGAACAATATGATATTCATATCCATGTCCCTGAAGGAGCTGTGCCAAAGGATGGGCCTTCAGCTGGGATAACCATCACAACGGCCTTAGTTTCTGCGTTAACAGGTAAAGAGATTCATCGTGAAGTGGGGATGACTGGAGAAATGACGCTTCGCGGGAGAGTACTGCCAATTGGTGGTGTGAAAGAGAAGACGTTAAGCGCTCATCGCGCTGGACTTCGAACCATCATTCTGCCGCGAGATAATGAAAAAGATATTGATGATATACCGGAAAGTGTTCGTCAAGATTTACGATTTGTACTTGTGTCCCATATAGATGAAGTACTAGAAATAGCAATAGCAGGTGGAATAGATGAAAGTAAATAA
- the hemB gene encoding porphobilinogen synthase, translated as MDNLQFRRHRRLRQSDNMRALVRETFLRAEDFIYPLFIVEGEKIKNEVASMPGVYQISMDYLQEEMEEIVSLGIKSVIVFGVPVDKDEVGTQAYHPHGIVQNSIAYIKEQFPAMVVVADTCLCQYTDHGHCGIIEGGKILNDPTLNLLAKTAVSQAKAGADIIAPSNMMDGFVAAIRKGLDDEGFEDIPIMSYAVKYASSYYGPFRDAAHSSPQFGDRKTYQMDPANRKEAIREAQSDLEEGADFLIVKPALSYLDIIRDVKNECNAPIVAYNVSGEYSMIKAAALNGWVDEKSLVLEKLTSMKRAGADLIITYAAKDAARWLREE; from the coding sequence ATGGATAACCTACAATTTCGTCGTCACAGACGATTGCGTCAAAGTGATAATATGAGAGCATTAGTACGAGAGACTTTTTTGAGAGCAGAAGATTTTATTTATCCTCTCTTTATAGTTGAAGGGGAAAAGATAAAGAATGAAGTCGCTTCAATGCCTGGGGTCTATCAAATTTCGATGGATTACTTGCAAGAGGAGATGGAAGAAATCGTTTCTTTAGGTATCAAATCGGTGATTGTGTTTGGTGTCCCGGTCGATAAAGATGAAGTAGGAACACAAGCATATCACCCTCATGGTATTGTTCAGAACTCGATTGCGTACATAAAAGAACAATTTCCAGCTATGGTTGTAGTGGCGGATACATGCTTATGCCAATACACTGATCACGGTCATTGTGGAATTATCGAAGGTGGGAAAATCTTGAACGACCCGACCTTAAATCTACTAGCTAAAACAGCGGTAAGCCAAGCAAAAGCCGGAGCAGATATCATTGCTCCTAGTAATATGATGGATGGGTTTGTTGCAGCGATTCGCAAAGGGTTAGATGATGAAGGTTTTGAGGATATTCCAATCATGTCTTACGCTGTTAAATATGCGTCAAGTTATTATGGACCTTTCCGAGATGCCGCCCATAGTTCTCCTCAATTTGGTGATCGAAAAACGTATCAAATGGACCCAGCAAACCGAAAGGAAGCAATTCGAGAAGCTCAGTCTGATCTCGAAGAAGGTGCAGACTTTTTGATTGTGAAGCCTGCTTTATCTTATCTAGACATTATTCGTGATGTAAAAAATGAATGTAACGCACCAATTGTAGCCTATAATGTAAGTGGTGAATATTCGATGATTAAGGCAGCTGCATTAAATGGATGGGTTGATGAGAAATCACTTGTTTTGGAAAAACTAACAAGTATGAAGCGAGCGGGAGCAGACTTGATCATTACGTACGCGGCTAAAGATGCAGCGAGATGGCTACGTGAAGAATAA
- the yihA gene encoding ribosome biogenesis GTP-binding protein YihA/YsxC, with product MKVNNVELVISAVRPEQYPKERLAEFALAGRSNVGKSSFINKMLNRKALARISSRPGKTQTLNFYKIEEQLFFVDVPGYGFAKVSKSERDAWGRMIETYFTIRDQLSAVILIVDLRHPPTKDDITMYNFLKHYDLPCLVVATKSDKIPKGKWQKHMKITKETLNLEKGDEVILFSSETGEGKDKVWGALNKFK from the coding sequence ATGAAAGTAAATAATGTAGAACTAGTAATAAGTGCTGTAAGACCGGAACAATACCCCAAAGAACGATTAGCAGAGTTTGCGCTTGCTGGTCGCTCGAATGTGGGGAAATCATCATTTATTAATAAAATGCTGAATCGTAAAGCGCTAGCTAGAATTTCCTCGAGACCAGGTAAAACACAAACATTGAATTTCTATAAAATTGAAGAACAACTATTCTTTGTTGATGTTCCAGGTTATGGATTTGCCAAAGTCTCAAAAAGCGAGCGAGATGCTTGGGGTCGTATGATCGAAACTTACTTTACGATAAGGGATCAATTAAGTGCTGTAATATTAATAGTAGATTTACGTCATCCACCAACCAAGGATGATATTACCATGTACAATTTCCTTAAACATTATGACTTGCCGTGTTTAGTCGTAGCGACTAAATCAGATAAAATCCCAAAAGGAAAATGGCAGAAGCATATGAAAATCACAAAGGAAACCTTAAATCTTGAAAAGGGCGACGAAGTAATTCTATTTTCTTCTGAAACGGGAGAGGGAAAAGATAAAGTTTGGGGCGCATTAAATAAGTTTAAATAA
- a CDS encoding transporter substrate-binding domain-containing protein translates to MKNKLKLFLITTLTLLLAACGSETSGGDETGLNLVEDGKFVYAASGEFAPFSVTEEDGKMSGFDIDVAEAIAKKLDLDPEQKKFKFAGIVEGVKTGRFDAAVASHTITDERLEQVNFSTPYYYSGPQIFVRPDSDVLTLADLEGMEIAVSKGSTYEETAAEVTDKIQRYDSDVVALEALNNGKHDAVITDFITGKEAMGAGLTIDARELIGRSDQGIAINKENKELLEKINKALEELREEGKLKEISEKYFGEDITTDPEKE, encoded by the coding sequence ATGAAAAATAAGTTGAAGTTATTTTTGATCACAACGTTGACTTTATTGTTAGCAGCATGTGGCAGTGAGACCTCAGGGGGGGATGAAACGGGACTAAATTTAGTAGAAGATGGCAAGTTTGTTTATGCTGCTTCAGGTGAATTTGCCCCTTTTAGTGTAACCGAAGAAGATGGAAAGATGTCGGGTTTTGATATTGATGTGGCAGAAGCTATAGCAAAGAAGCTTGATCTTGATCCTGAGCAAAAGAAATTTAAATTCGCTGGGATTGTCGAAGGAGTAAAAACGGGTCGATTTGATGCAGCGGTAGCTAGTCATACAATAACAGATGAACGTTTAGAGCAAGTCAATTTCTCAACACCGTACTATTATTCAGGACCACAAATTTTTGTAAGACCAGATAGTGATGTCTTAACCTTAGCTGATTTAGAAGGAATGGAAATTGCGGTGTCAAAAGGTTCTACATATGAAGAAACAGCAGCAGAGGTCACCGATAAAATTCAACGCTATGACAGTGATGTTGTTGCCCTAGAAGCGTTGAATAATGGTAAACATGATGCCGTTATTACTGACTTCATCACTGGTAAAGAAGCGATGGGAGCAGGGTTAACTATTGATGCTCGCGAATTAATTGGACGTAGCGATCAAGGGATTGCCATTAATAAAGAGAACAAAGAACTGTTAGAAAAAATCAATAAAGCACTAGAAGAACTAAGAGAAGAAGGAAAGTTAAAAGAAATTAGTGAGAAATATTTCGGAGAAGACATTACGACAGATCCGGAAAAGGAGTAG
- a CDS encoding cytochrome C assembly family protein, with product MFEYNMTRLHELMVVLYALSILLYFIDFLHKNQKANRFAFWILSIVWVLQTIFLFLYMFRTGRFPVLTIFEGLYFYAWVLLTLSLSINRLLRVDFTVFFTNVLGFIIIVIHTFAPMQMESEAMAEKLVSELLLIHITMAILSYAAFSLSFVFSLLYLLQYKLLKEKKWGPRLWRLGDLSQLEKMTYVLNAIGLPMLLLSLILGVQWAFIKLPDVLWYDPKIIGSFILLIVYSVFLYLRVRKEMYGKSLAIWNTAAFLIILINFFLISRLSTFHFWY from the coding sequence ATGTTTGAATACAATATGACAAGGCTACATGAATTAATGGTCGTCCTGTATGCTTTGAGTATTTTGCTATATTTTATTGATTTTCTCCACAAAAACCAGAAGGCAAATCGGTTCGCCTTCTGGATTCTTTCGATTGTTTGGGTGTTGCAAACAATTTTTTTATTTCTCTATATGTTTCGAACGGGTCGATTTCCGGTATTAACGATCTTTGAAGGACTCTATTTTTATGCATGGGTTCTTCTGACACTTTCTCTTAGTATCAATCGGTTGTTACGAGTGGATTTTACAGTCTTTTTTACGAATGTTTTAGGATTTATCATTATTGTGATTCATACATTTGCACCGATGCAAATGGAATCAGAAGCTATGGCTGAAAAGTTAGTATCCGAACTATTGCTGATTCATATTACAATGGCTATTCTTTCATACGCAGCTTTTTCCCTTTCATTTGTTTTTTCTCTGCTTTACTTACTTCAATATAAACTATTAAAAGAGAAGAAATGGGGACCTCGTTTATGGCGTTTAGGTGATTTGTCACAGCTAGAAAAAATGACGTATGTATTGAATGCAATTGGGTTGCCGATGCTGTTGTTAAGTCTAATTTTAGGGGTACAGTGGGCCTTTATTAAGTTACCTGATGTATTATGGTATGACCCGAAAATTATTGGTTCGTTTATTTTGTTAATTGTCTATAGTGTATTTTTATATTTACGAGTTCGAAAAGAAATGTATGGAAAATCCTTAGCGATATGGAATACTGCGGCTTTCTTGATAATATTAATTAATTTTTTTCTTATCAGTCGCTTATCTACATTTCATTTTTGGTATTGA
- a CDS encoding amino acid ABC transporter ATP-binding protein codes for MKENVILEIEKLNKSFGDLHVLKDIDFKVMESDVVCLIGASGSGKSTLLRCLNFLETKESGRIIIDGEEIGAKSHNVNQIRSKVGMVFQHFHLFPHKTVIENIIEAPMHVKNVAREQAMKEARGLLKKVGLEEKESVYPSKLSGGQKQRVAIARALAMKPDIMLFDEPTSALDPELVGEVLSTMKELALEGMTMVVVTHEMGFAREVADWVVYLHDGRIVEVGHPGDLFGAPKEERTKAFLDSIL; via the coding sequence GTGAAAGAGAATGTTATTTTAGAAATAGAGAAGCTCAATAAGTCCTTCGGTGATCTTCACGTTTTAAAGGATATTGATTTCAAGGTAATGGAAAGTGATGTTGTGTGCTTGATTGGAGCAAGTGGATCTGGAAAAAGTACCTTATTGCGTTGTTTAAACTTCTTGGAAACAAAGGAGAGCGGGCGTATTATCATTGACGGGGAAGAAATTGGAGCGAAAAGTCATAACGTCAATCAAATTCGTTCAAAAGTTGGGATGGTGTTTCAACATTTCCATCTATTTCCTCACAAAACGGTCATAGAAAATATTATAGAAGCGCCAATGCACGTCAAGAATGTAGCGAGAGAACAAGCGATGAAAGAAGCAAGGGGCTTGTTAAAGAAAGTAGGACTAGAAGAAAAGGAGTCGGTATATCCATCTAAATTATCGGGTGGACAAAAACAACGAGTTGCCATTGCTCGAGCGTTAGCGATGAAGCCAGACATTATGCTGTTTGATGAACCGACATCTGCGCTAGATCCGGAGTTGGTTGGCGAAGTGTTAAGTACCATGAAGGAGCTAGCGCTAGAAGGAATGACCATGGTGGTTGTGACACACGAGATGGGTTTCGCTAGAGAAGTTGCAGATTGGGTTGTCTACTTGCACGATGGTAGGATTGTAGAAGTCGGCCATCCTGGTGATTTATTTGGGGCACCGAAGGAAGAACGAACAAAAGCCTTTTTAGATTCCATTTTATAA
- a CDS encoding LiaI-LiaF-like domain-containing protein: MKKQRLFPAVILIGFGLFFYLQEAQIELFSGFFNWPTLFLIIGFAFLMQGYKGKDHEAILPGVILSGFGLHFHVLQRLTIWPDHIGVFILIISLGFLLRYQKTGDGLWQGILFLVLSITLLFYQTVMQSLQMLETRFSFIWQLWPLFFIGVGVYLLFFNRK; this comes from the coding sequence ATGAAGAAGCAACGCTTATTTCCAGCGGTCATCTTAATTGGATTTGGACTATTTTTTTATTTACAAGAAGCACAAATCGAACTATTTTCTGGCTTTTTTAATTGGCCAACATTATTTCTCATCATTGGATTCGCCTTTTTAATGCAAGGATATAAAGGCAAAGATCACGAAGCGATTCTACCTGGAGTTATTTTAAGTGGATTTGGCCTTCATTTTCATGTCTTGCAACGACTAACAATATGGCCCGATCATATTGGTGTATTCATTCTGATTATCTCTCTAGGTTTTTTACTACGTTATCAAAAAACGGGAGATGGTCTTTGGCAAGGAATTCTCTTTTTAGTCCTTTCTATTACCTTATTATTCTATCAAACGGTTATGCAGTCCCTTCAAATGCTCGAAACCCGCTTCAGTTTCATCTGGCAACTTTGGCCACTATTCTTCATCGGTGTGGGCGTCTACTTGCTATTCTTTAACCGAAAATAA
- the hemC gene encoding hydroxymethylbilane synthase — protein sequence MRKIIVGSRRSKLALTQTKWVIQQLKDLGAPFDFEIKEIVTKGDVILDVTLSKVGGKGLFVKEIEQAMIDKEIDMAVHSMKDMPAQLPDGLTIGCIPVREDHRDAFISKDHVALDDLPKGSIIGTSSLRRGAQLLAYRPDLQIKWIRGNIDTRIGKLETDDYDAIILAAAGLARMGWTTDVVTQFLSTDICLPAVGQGALAIECRQDDEELLSLFSKFTSKEAKITVEAERAFLNKMEGGCQVPIAGFATVHEGDMVRFTGLVASPDGKTIYKEIQTGKDPIAVGNQVASVLSSQGAKQLIDDVKKELDQS from the coding sequence ATGAGAAAAATTATTGTCGGTTCACGTAGAAGTAAGTTAGCATTAACGCAAACCAAATGGGTGATACAGCAATTGAAAGATTTGGGTGCGCCGTTTGATTTTGAAATCAAAGAGATTGTCACAAAAGGAGATGTGATTTTAGACGTCACGCTCTCAAAGGTTGGTGGTAAAGGATTATTTGTCAAAGAAATCGAACAAGCGATGATAGATAAGGAAATTGATATGGCCGTACATAGTATGAAAGATATGCCGGCCCAACTACCGGATGGATTAACCATCGGGTGTATTCCAGTTCGTGAAGATCATCGAGATGCGTTTATCTCTAAGGATCATGTGGCGCTTGATGACTTACCTAAAGGCTCAATCATTGGAACGAGTTCACTTCGTCGTGGAGCACAATTACTCGCCTATCGTCCGGATCTCCAAATTAAATGGATTCGTGGAAATATAGATACTCGAATTGGAAAACTAGAAACGGACGACTATGATGCAATAATCCTCGCGGCTGCCGGATTAGCCCGGATGGGGTGGACAACAGACGTCGTTACGCAATTCCTATCAACGGATATCTGTCTACCTGCTGTGGGACAAGGGGCTTTAGCCATTGAGTGCCGCCAAGATGATGAAGAGCTTTTGTCCTTATTTTCAAAATTCACGTCAAAGGAAGCCAAAATAACTGTAGAAGCAGAACGGGCCTTCTTAAATAAAATGGAAGGCGGTTGTCAAGTACCTATTGCGGGATTTGCAACCGTTCATGAAGGTGACATGGTCCGTTTCACAGGACTAGTGGCTTCACCAGACGGGAAAACCATTTATAAAGAAATTCAAACGGGTAAAGACCCTATTGCAGTTGGGAACCAAGTGGCAAGCGTTCTCAGTTCCCAAGGAGCTAAGCAATTGATTGATGATGTGAAAAAGGAGCTAGATCAATCATGA
- a CDS encoding uroporphyrinogen-III synthase: MISSLPLKGKEILITRGAEQAVPFSQYIERLGGVAHAVPLLAFRAYEDKRESVFIKQIDHYDWVVFTSQNAVDFFLKFLRKYSVSFASLNVSIGAVGSKTEEYLSQLGFSVAFRPSRFTAEDFAQEFMELIKRDHNVLIPKGKLASSEIKIRLNTRSQRCDEWIVYETFIPDNSIEEMHSLLSKQTLDVITFTSSSAVRFFLQTLENFQMDVPDLIYACIGPKTKATAEELGLFVQICPNTFTIEEMIKEIIYFYQET; this comes from the coding sequence ATGATTTCTTCTTTACCCTTGAAAGGGAAAGAAATCTTGATTACTAGAGGTGCTGAACAAGCAGTTCCCTTCTCTCAATATATTGAAAGACTAGGAGGGGTTGCACACGCAGTCCCTCTTCTTGCCTTTCGTGCTTATGAAGACAAACGAGAATCAGTTTTCATCAAGCAAATTGATCATTATGATTGGGTAGTCTTCACGAGTCAAAATGCAGTCGATTTTTTCTTGAAGTTTCTTCGGAAATATTCTGTATCTTTTGCAAGTTTGAATGTCAGTATTGGGGCCGTGGGGTCTAAAACGGAAGAGTATTTATCTCAATTAGGCTTTTCAGTTGCTTTCAGGCCAAGCCGCTTTACAGCAGAAGATTTTGCTCAGGAATTTATGGAGCTCATAAAAAGAGATCATAATGTATTAATTCCGAAAGGGAAACTGGCTAGCAGTGAGATAAAAATTAGATTAAACACTCGTTCCCAGCGATGTGATGAGTGGATTGTCTATGAAACGTTTATCCCAGACAACTCTATCGAAGAGATGCATTCATTACTTAGTAAACAAACACTAGATGTGATTACGTTTACGAGTTCTTCAGCTGTGAGATTTTTCTTGCAGACACTTGAGAATTTTCAGATGGATGTCCCGGATCTTATTTATGCATGTATTGGACCAAAAACAAAAGCAACGGCAGAAGAGCTAGGCTTATTTGTGCAAATTTGTCCAAATACATTTACAATAGAAGAGATGATTAAGGAGATTATTTATTTTTACCAAGAGACATAG